Genomic segment of Salvia hispanica cultivar TCC Black 2014 chromosome 2, UniMelb_Shisp_WGS_1.0, whole genome shotgun sequence:
TTAACTGAACATACGGAAAGtactttaaatattaattctttATATCCACCAATTATATCCCATATAATTGAGAATtgttaattgtaatttatCCACAAATCATAGACATTAATTCAAAAGTCTGGCACCTTTATATCAACTTGTAGGAATTTATAAACTTAAATGATCCATATCTGCAATAGCAATATCTTAAAGTACCTCTCACTGTCTGCAAAGATCTGCAAATTAAAGTTTGTATCAATTTggatcaatattaattttgtttcaatgcaaaaataaatttaattagtcaaCCCAAATTGTATAACAAAGAATAGGCgcaaaaaaaactaattagcCAGTCGTCCATTTTCTCAATCCAACGATTTAGATTTGATCTTAGTtctgtattaaaaaattgctaatattttaaataatttaaatacacacacatatatataatctatACTCAATCATGGATACTTTCAAGACctaaattacaatattaattgtaTAGTACTATACATACACTTTGCTAGTGtaatttttctttgctttacTAAATTAAAGCTGAtaaaaaatctttattttattagttagcTTTAAATTTAAGTCCCACACTCACTTCCAATTGTACcttaattttatctatttaattttttgtggaGGATAATTGAATTGTACTATATGTTTACTTTACTTGGATGCGACAGTTTTTAGTGTACTTAGTAATCTAGAACTCATTGCAACAAAtctaatgatattttaattttaaatttgtcgttttaagtaaataatttatgtatgcACTACACCCGAggactttattcttttttttttcaaaatgggctttatttgtttctctttagttataaatattttatttgtctaaaatatttgttacggaggagtataattttatttattgaggCCCATGAGCTtgttgaaacaaaaaaaacatctcTTATTCAACAAAGAAAGccctaaaaatgaattaaaataattgcgCCTACCGTGGGGCTCGAACCCACGACCACAAGGTTAAGAGCCTTACGCTCTACCAACTGAGCTAGACGGGCTTAcaactaattatcacataattatCATGGACTAAGTTGCAAGATTCAATCCAAATAGCTCAAGATATAATCTTGCGAACCGAATAGCTAGAGATTGAATGGttaaagaaagaaatcaaagactaaaataatatctGAACAAAATTAGGGCTTAATTCATACCCTGTTTCGACTTAATTGAAAGAATGGCATCCTTTTACCATCTTCTTCATTGTGCATTGTAGCAGCCTCAGTCGTTGCATCTTATTGTGTATGCATTTAAGCCATGTAAGACTTTTGCGATTTTGACCTTGAaatctactaactttttagGCCGTTATTTgggaaaaaatgaaacaaggAGAAGGAAATGGGGTCGATCACTTTGCTCGTATCTCTTTGGATGTTGCATTATTTGGTTTTGTGCAATGTGTGAATGTAATATGTGATTAGGaaggatttaattataatgataGCATTCCAATtctaatttcacaaattagaCGGTTTTGTTTTTCTAGAATTGTGCTGATGAATTGGTCATATTTCTCATTTTGCTGGCTGATTCAGTTTGTGCTTGATGGCGAAAACAAATGAACTGAAGATGAATTAGCTGGAGACGAAGGTATgttccttttaatttcttctgTGTATCTGTTTTACCTGATACTGTTGATTGTGTTAACATTGCTAGCTGAATCAGAGCTTGTCTTATCACTCAGTTGTTCTTCAGATTTACAATTCAGATTTCTGGATGTAATATACTTATAAGAATAGACTTAGTTAAGCTTTATCTGCCACTCACAAGTACTTTAGTTAAGCCTTAAACTTGTCCCATCCCATTTGTTCTTTGGTATCTGTTTCTAGTTGTTTAATTTCAATGAAAGGTTGGCTCTGTTTACTCATTGGTTTGAGTGATCTGATAtgctttgaataataaatttattagacCCATCCAgctattttaagttttagaGTCTGATACTGAGAAGGGGATTAGGGTCGATTTCATCAGCATTTTGGTTTGATGGGAGCTGAAGATAACTGCCTCGATTATTCTACTATTGTAAAAAGTAAAGTTGTCATTCCTGGTTAAAGAATCTTGTTTTAGTGGAAAAGGCTGGCTGGCTGAATTAATTGGCAAAAATGAGTAAATGCATATTGCCAAGCTATATATGAAGTAGTCGCGTTTTAATGGTTGGCGACACGAGATATGACTTTCCGATTCTAGCCTTGTGCGTTCCAAATTGAAAGAAGGAATTTAGGGTTTTTTCGCCGCCACTGCTTCTATTCAATTTACATAGCAGCAGAAGAGGTAAACattccccccccccccctatGTTTTTCGTTCCATTACAATTAGTTTGTTTGATCTTCGTATCGAAATAACTGGTCATCTATTTTTTGGTTTCTTCGTTTGGATAGAAGCTTGGAATCGGAGATTTTGTTCACTTCTTACCGAGAGGTTTCTTTAAATTCTCTGTATTGATTTATTGCACAGACTGTAACAATAGATTAGTTAGACCTGGCAATTCATGATGTCGTGTATCAACTTTTCATGTTTTGGTTATCCATTTTGTGCCTTTCCATAATCTCCTACCTCTGTATTCATGATTGGTATTGTCTTGTTTAGATGTTGCTATCATGATGTCGTGTCGAGGATTGTCTGTGTCTTGAACTTAATTTATGGTTTGGGAAGTTTATTTGACTGTAACGAAGCCAACTTAGTCGAATTCATGTCTGATTTTTCTTGTATAGTTCGTGCAATTGTGTCTGCACAAAAAGGCCAACTTAGTTCACAATTCATGCACAATTTTGCACAATTCACACTGTCTAATGTGTTTTTTCAGTTGAAATCTGTCACTGTTTTACATCATATTGGCcgttatttgaaaaaaaaatgaaacaagcGAAAATGGAAGAAGGAAATGGGGTCGATCACTTTGCTCGCATCACAGAGGAACTACTCTCGTTGATATTAAGCCGGTTTGAAAACCTAAAGCATCTGTGTGGATACTCCCTTGTCTCGAAGCGTTTTGCTTTGGCTATTTATGAATTGAAATCTGTTCATTTGACTCTTCCAAGTACTACACACTCTACTGAATCAGCTGATGAAATCTGTGAACTTCTCCCTAAGCTGGCAGACGTCAAACTGGTTCTTCtctgatttgattttatgttaatttggtttgatatttttcttcatctgTGAATGTTTCTATGATTTTGTACTTTGAACAAAGACTTAATCAACATATGAGCTACTTTCGCACTATTTTCGTACTATtttttgcactatttttgCACTATATTTGCACCattttactctttttcttatcactttttgttatttgaatctttgtattttttttcttctctgaTTCCTTGTCTTTTcccccattttttttctctcatctcactctattttccattttttggtACTATTTGAATCTGCGAACTTCTCCCTAAGCTGGCAGGCTTTACCAGTGAAGAAATGAGTGAATTCATCAAGTTATCACCGATTAAGGAGTTGGGGTTCTTGTCATTCCTTCGGAACTTCAGGGAACTCAGATCTATTTCGTTGGACTTCACATGTCCTCGCAGCATCTGCAGTTCCTCACTTTGGAAAGTGAGGGTGAAATTCAGCAGTGGTGGAGCCATGGTGGAACTCTTTCTAGAACTACCAGCTTTTGTGCCTTGGGAGTATACTGGGGACAAAAAGGACTTGCGAGATCCGTTGTTGGAGTTTGTAGGTAAATATAAAGAATCATTTCCTTACTACTGATCCAAGTTTAACTATGCCGACATCAAACTGACTCTTCTCTCGTTTAGTTTAATGTTAATTTGGgactaagtttgatatttaTCTTCATCGGGGAATGTTTCTATCTATGGTTTTGTACGTTGCATTCTATTTTCAAATGGATGTTTCATGTTTGTATAATAATATCTCTGTCGTACTTTTTGCACTTTTTCGCACTATTTTCCCACTATTTTGCACCATTTTGCTTTATTAGTTCACTTTTAGTTTCGATGGAAGGTTGGCTCTATTTACTCATTGTTTTGAGTGAACTGATATGCTTTGAATATTAAATCTATTAGATCCATCCAGCTAATTTAAGTTTTAGAGTCAAATATTGAAGGAGAGTGAGTCGATTTCATCAGCATTTTGGTTTGATGAAAGATGGAGATATCTGCCTCCATTATTCTACTATTGTAAAAAGTAAAGTTAGTCATTCCTGGTTAAAGAATCTTGTTTTAGTGGAAAAGGCTGACTGGCTGAATTAATTGGCAAAAATGAGTAAATGCATATTGCCAAGCTATATATGAAGCAGTCATGTTTTAATGGAAGACAACACGAGATATGACCTTCATTTCTTATATAAATACGCCTTAAGCgttccaaattttattacaGAATATAGGGTTTTTCGCCGCCGCTGCTTCTATTGCATTTACATAGCAGCAGAAGAGGTAAACATTTCCCCCGTgtttttctttccatttctttCCATTACAATTAGTTTGTTTGATCTTCGTATCGAAatctcatctctctctatttttccatttttttggtACTATTTGAATCTGCGAACTTCTCCCTAAGCTGGCAGGCTTTACCAGTGAAGAAATGAGTGAATTCATCAAGTTATCACCGATTAAGGAGTTGGGGTTCTTGTCATTCCTTCGGAACTTCAGGGAACTCAGATCTATTTCGTTGGACTTCACATGTCCTCGCAGCATCTGCAGTTCCTCACTTTGGAAAGTGAGGGTGAAATTCAGCAGCGGTGGAGCCATGGTGGAACTCTTTCTAGAACTACCAGCTTTTGTGCCTTGGGAGTATACTGGGGACAAAAAGGACTTGCGAGATCCGTTGTTGGAGTTTGTAGGTAAATATAAAGAATCATTTCCTTACTACTGATCCAAGTTTAACTATGCCGACATCAAACTGACTCTTCTCTCGTTTAGTTTAATGTTAATTTGGgactaagtttgatatttaTCTTCATCGGGGAATGTTTCTATCTATGGTTTTGTACGTTGCATTCTATTTTCAAATGGATGTTTCATGTTTGTATAATAATATCTCTGTCGTACTTTTGCACTCTTTTCGCACTATTTTCGCACTATTTTGCACCGTTTTGCTCTATTAGTTCACTTTTAGTTTCGATGGAAGGTTGGCTCTATTTACTCATTGGTTTGAGTGATCTGATATGCTTCGAATAATAAATCTATTCGATCCATCCagctaatttaaattttagagtCTGATAGTGAAGGAGGATCGATTTCATCAGCATTTACTATTATATTCTACTATTGTAAAAAGTAAAGTTGTCATTCCTGGTTAAAGAATCTTGTTTTAGTGGAAAAGGCTGGCTGGCTGAATTAATTGGCAAAAATGAGTAAATGCATATTGCCAAGCTATATATGAAAAGGGTCGATCACTTTGCTCAACTACTTTCTTTGATATTAAGCCGGTTTGAAAACCTAAGTCATCTGTGTGGATACTCCCTTGTCTCGAAGCGTTTTGCTTTGGCTATTTATGAATTGAAATCTGTTCATTTGACTCTTCCAAGTACTACACACTCTACTGAATCTGCTGATGAAATCTGTGAACTTCTCCCTAACCTGGCAGTCTTAAACTAGTTCTTCtctgatttgattttgtgttaATTTGGTTTggtatttatgattttgtacTTTGAACAAAGACTTAATCAACATATGAGCTacttttgcactatttttgtactatttttttgcactattttttcactatAATTGCACCattttactctttttcttatcacttttttactatttaaatctttaaattttatttttctctctgaTTCCTTGTcttttccccaattttttctctcatctctctctatttattaGATTTTGCACTATAATTGCACCATTTTGAAGGAGGGTCGATTTCATCAGCATTTTGGGTTGATGAAAGATGGTGATATCTGCCTCCATTATTCTACTATTGTAAAAAGTAAAGTTAGTCATTCCTGGTTAAAGAATCTTGTTTTAGTGGAAAAGGCTGACTGGCTGAATTAATCGGCAAAAATGAGTAAATGTATATTGCCAAGCTATATATGAAGCAGTATGTTTTAATGGAAGACAACACGAGATATGACCTTCGATTCTTATATAAATACGCCTTAAGCgttccaaattttattacGGAATATAGGGTTTTTCGCCGCCGCTGCTTCTATTGCATTTACATAGCAGCAGAAGAGGTAAACATTTCCCCCATgtttttctttccatttctttCGCTTACAATTAGTTTGTTTGATCTTCGTATCGAAATAACTGGTCATCTATTTTATGGTTTCTTCTTTTGGATAGAAGCATTCAAGCGTGGGATCTTGGATTCGGAGATTTTGTTCACTTCTTACCGAGAGGTTTCTTTAAATTCtcagtattaatttattgcacTCGACTGTTATAATAGATCTATGCATAATTAACATTGTTAATGTGTATCTTAGTTAGATCTGGCAATTCATGATGTTgcgttttattttatatatcatcTTTTCATGTTTTGTGTTATCCATTTTGTGCCTTTACATAATCTCCTTCCTCTGTATTCATGTTTGATATTGTCTTGTTTAGATCTTGCTAGCATGGATTCGTGTCGAGGATTGTCTGTGTCTTTAACTTAATTTATGGTTTGGGAAGTTTATTTGACTGTAATGAAGCCAAATTCATGTCTGGTTTGTTTTGTATAATTCTTGCTATCGTGCCTTCACAAAAGGCCAACTTAGTTCACAATTCATGCACGATTTGCGCTGTCTATTGTGTTTTTTCGGTTGAAATCTGTCACTTTATTATTGCCTCAGTCCTTATATCATATTGGGTGTGTATTTAAGCCATGTTagattgttattatttttacctTGCAATCTATCCTTTTAGGCtgttatttgaaaaaatgaaacaagtgaaaatggaaaaaggaaatgggGTATCTTTTTCTAGTAGTTTAGTTGCCTCTGTTTCCTCATTGGCTTGAGTGATTTGACATGCTTTGAGCAATAAACTTATGAGATCCATCCagctattttaatttgagtcAAGGATTGTCTGTGTCTTGAACTTAATTTATGGTTTTGGAAGTTTATTTGACTGTAATGAAGCCAACTTAGTCGTATTCATGTCTGATTTTATCTTGTATAGTTCGTGCAATCGTGTCTGCACAAAAAGGCCAACTTAGTTCACAATTCATGCACAATCTATGCACAATTCACACTGTCTAATGTGTTTTTTCAGTTGAAATCTGTCACTGTATTATTGCCTCAGTCCTTACATCATATTCGATAAGTATTTAAGCCATGATTGATTGTTGAGATTTTGACCTTGAAATCTAACTTTGTAGGCcgttatttgaaaaaaatgaaacaagcGAAAATGGAAGAGGGAAATGGGGTCGATCACTTTGCTCGCATCCCAGAGGAACTACTCTCGTTGATATTAAGCCGGTTTGAAAACCTAAAGCATCTGTGTGGATACTCCCTTGTCTCGAAGCGTTTTGCTTTGGCTATTTATGAATTGAAGTCGGTTCATTTGACTCTTCCAAGTACTACACACTCTACTGAATCAGCTAATGAAATCTGTGGGCTTATCCCTAAGGTGGTTGGCTTCACCAGTGAAGAAATGAGTGCATTCATCAAGTCATCACCGATTAAGGAGTTGGGGTTCTTCTCATTCCTTCGGAACTTCAGGGAACTGAGATCTATTTCGTTGGACTTCACATGTCCTCGCAGCATCTGCAGTTCCTCACTTCTGAAAGTGAGTGTGAAATTCAGCAGCGGTGGAGCCATGGTGGAACTCTTTCTGGAACTACCAGCTGTTGTGCATGAGGAGGCTTCATCATCTGACGAGTCTTCTTCATCTGATGACGAGGACCCATGCGCTGCACTAACAGACACAGGAATGCATGCACAGTCTCTCTTTCGATGTTGTTGTGTTTGGTTACTTGTGCAGTGTTTGCTCAGAAAATGCCACCCTTCACTTGCGAGTGTCACCATCACAAATAGCGAGAAAGAGGGGGGACAATTTGTGAACAATATAAATCTTCTTTTTCGGATAAACAAGTCGAATGAAACAGAACTATGCTCATTGAATCAGACACTTGTTGGATGTGTGACTCAAAAATCCCGGAATCAGGATAACTGGTGAAAGTGGTGAATCATGCGACGTTAGATCCGGTGGATGAACTAGATTCTGATCCAGGCGCGTTGGATGCGATGATGTAGTGACTTGGGAGTATACTACTGGGGACGAAAAGGACTTGCGAGATTCGTCGTTGGAGTTTTTAGGTAAATAAGGAGAAACATTTCCTTACTTATCCACGTTTAACTATGCCGAAACTATTTCTTCtctcatttgatttaatgttAATTTGGGACTACAGTTTGATATTTATCTTTATCTGGGAATATTTCTATCTATGAATCTGTACTTAGAATAAAGACTTAATCAGCATTTAAGATACGTTTGCACTATTTTTGCACTTTTTGGTACTTTTTTTGCACTATTTTGGTACTATTTTTGCACTTATTTGGCACagttttactcttttttttttaattacttttttgttattttaatctttatattttatttttctctatgATTCCTTGTATCTTCCTCCATTTTccctctcatctctctctagtttcaattgcttgatttcatttattctatgtactcataaaattaaagacCACATCAataactttaatttgatataattttaaaaataaataaaaaataaaagattataaatactattaaaaatatgttaaagactgttttataaaaaacggtgtatttaattgtagtacctaagtagtagtaatattcttatacagtaatttttttattgacaaaaaatacaataaactATATATAGCTGTGATAGACCGGAAGATcaactttcctttatttttagGTTGACATACATTAATCAAAGCCATTGAAGAACAAGGAGTGTTTTGGGCATATTACACCtactttcaaatttgtttAGCTTCTTATGGATTTCTTTAGCTATACTTTGCCTAGATTTTGTTGATGAATCTTGTTTGAGATTAGATATGTTAAGTAAGCGATGGATATATCTAGATTCCTGTCTGATAATGCTTCTAACTGTATCTTCCAACTACAGAGAGGTTTCTGACTATGCTATGTGTGAATGTGTGATTATGatggatttaattataatgTTAGCATTCCAATTGTTATTGCTTGTATGGGAAATCTGTTTCACAAACTAAACTGTTTTGAAATTTCCagaattatagtagtacttgaGTTTGCTGATGAATTGCTCATACTTATTATTTTGCTGGTTGATTCACTTGTGACTGAATATAGAGTTGCAAGAGACAAAGGTATgttccttttaatttctttgtaTATCTGTTTTACCTGATGCAGTTGATTGTGTTGACCTTGCTAGCAGAATCAGAGGCTCAGAGAATGtctgtttgtttgttttctttaccCCTTCATTGCACTAGTCCCTTTGAAAGTATGGTTTTCTTGAGGAATGTTTTGGAAACTCTGTGAAACAGGTCTAGCTTTATCTGTCACTTTAGATAAGCCTCAAAAATTGTTACTCTGTTCATATTCATTACTTGTCCTAACTGTCTCTAGTAGTTTAGTTTCAATATACTTTGAACAATAAACTTATTAGATCTATCCTGCTATTTAGAATCTGATATTGAAGGATGGTCGATTTTATCAGCATTTTGGTTTGATGAAAGCTTGAGATATCCGCCTCCATTGTTCTACCATGTATAAAAGTAAAGTTGACATTCCTAGTTGAAGAATCTTGTTTAGTTGAAGAAGGCTGACTGGTCGAATAAATTGGCAAAAATGAGTAATCGTGTTTGAAGACCTAAAGCATCTGTGTGGATACTCCCTTGTCTCGAAGCGTTTTGCTTCGGCTATTTGTGATTTGAAATCGGTTCATTTGACTCTTCCTAGTACTACACACTCTATTGAATCAACTGATGAAATCTGTGAGCTTCTCCCTAAGCTGGCAGGCTTTACCAGTGAAGAAACGATTGAATTCATTACGTCATCACCTATTAAGGAGTTGGCCTTCTTGTCATTCCTTGGGAACTTCAGGGAACTCACATCTATTTCATTGGACTTCACATGTCCTCGCAGCATCTGCAGTTCCTCACTTTTGAAAGTGTGGGTGAAATTCGGCAGCGGTGGAGCCATGGTGGAACTCATTCTAGAACAACCAGCTTTTGTGCCTGGCGAGGCTTCTTCATCTGATGAGTCTTCTTCATCTGATGACGAGGACTCAGACGATGCACTAACAGACAGGAATGCGTAATGAGACACAATCTCTCTTTGGATGTTGCTGTGTTTGGTTACTTGTGCTGTGTTTGCTCAAAAAATGCCACCCTTCGCTTGAGAGTGTCACCATCACAAATAGCGAGAAAGAGGGGAGACTATTTGTGAGCAATATGAATCTTCTTTTCCGGATATTAAAGTCGAAAGAAGCAGAACCAGGCTCATTGAATCAGACACTTGCTTGGTTGTTAGACTTGCCAAATTAAAAGATTGATTTGCGTCgagtgtgtttgtgtgtgtgtgcttGTAGAAATTTATGAAgtctatttatagatgaagTTTAGGTCTCTTTGGTTGGATGGTTTATCCATCGTTAGATGCGTGCTCTTAATTTCCCTCTTATTTTCAACTCAATGCACCCCAACAAGTTGGATTGAGTAATATATAGTTTCACATACTAGTCGAGTAGAAGAAAATCATTACTTAGTAAGAGATGAATCGATCTTTATTGATAGTATTAAGGAAGATGGTTACAATAAACATAGTATCAAACGAACAGCACGTAAGATACATGGGAGGTTAGTAATTAACCTCTGAAGTTGAAAACGAAGATGAAAAAGCAAAGGTGATCGATGATGTTGATGTAGACGTCCATGTTGAGATCGATTATTCGACTACAAAGTCGAAGTTGTAATAACTGACTCCCTGATATATACCATCAGTCTGATCCTCATATGTAATTTCACCGGTGGTGGAGCTTTGATCTTGTTGAGTGTAACTGTAAGGGACATTGCAAGTGCCCCTTGTCCCAACATAATGAACTGTAACCGTACTGTTTGCCGGCACAGGAACCGAGCCCTGAGCCGTGACACTAGTCGTAGTGGTTGTGGTGGTGTCCCACTGAAACGACCCGCTTATCTCAAAAGAAACTTCAATCTTACCCTCGGCTACGAAGGGCACCCCTGTTTCGATGGTGGCGGTCACCCCTGCTTTCAGCGAAAAGCCGCGGCTAAAAGTATAAGATTTCTGGTCTTGATATGTGATCTCCACACTCATGGTATCCACTTGATCCTTGTTGTTGGTGAGGGTAGTAGTGCCGGCCAAAAAAGGAGTCTCGCCATATATCCTCGCGTCCCCCATCCGATAAATCACGTTGTAGATCTTCCTGTGCATCACCAGCTCCTGCACTTGCATTCTCGACGATGTCCGGATGTAGTCGGCCCGTGCAGCTAGACAGTCGCTCACATTTGCGTCTGAGTAACGTATGCAAAAGTCATTGTTGACCGTGCTTCGAAGCGCTATGGTGTTGTCGTCGATTTTAATCGGCTGGAAGATAgtggtataaaaaaaattcggaTCATCATTAAAATCGCCGTATACCAAACCGGAATCAGAATCAGCCATTAACCAGAACTTGCCAAAATAATCCGAATGTAGCCGCACGTGTCCGTCGGGCATCAGTGTCACAGTGTGGGCCGATAATTTATCGGTTGCATCGTTGGATCCGAACTGTAGGCGCGCGCCATATCTTTCGATAGCTTTGAGGTACATCCCGTTGTCTCCTTTCAGGGTTATATGCTTAGGCATCTTAACCAACGCATCCCCATCCGTCATCCCAAATGTCCCGGTGCCAAAGTTTCCGCCGATGTACAAACTGCTGGGAACGTAGATGTACAGCACGGGCAAGCCGGTCTGGACGTGGGTGAACTTCACATGACCCGGTGTCACGCTCGGCTCAAAGA
This window contains:
- the LOC125206074 gene encoding uncharacterized protein LOC125206074, with protein sequence MAIPNFIVLLIPAGVSKSYLCCQADGYLGYGDESVFSPLVKIAVEKSTVNNNYVHLRFTYNNKYWQKSRDNNNLVTASNQPVEDTTDPFCTLFEPSVTPGHVKFTHVQTGLPVLYIYVPSSLYIGGNFGTGTFGMTDGDALVKMPKHITLKGDNGMYLKAIERYGARLQFGSNDATDKLSAHTVTLMPDGHVRLHSDYFGKFWLMADSDSGLVYGDFNDDPNFFYTTIFQPIKIDDNTIALRSTVNNDFCIRYSDANVSDCLAARADYIRTSSRMQVQELVMHRKIYNVIYRMGDARIYGETPFLAGTTTLTNNKDQVDTMSVEITYQDQKSYTFSRGFSLKAGVTATIETGVPFVAEGKIEVSFEISGSFQWDTTTTTTTSVTAQGSVPVPANSTVTVHYVGTRGTCNVPYSYTQQDQSSTTGEITYEDQTDGIYQGVSYYNFDFVVE